A genomic window from Thalassoroseus pseudoceratinae includes:
- a CDS encoding STAS domain-containing protein: protein MSTGESTLHYETLSGRHVVVLNPVLADAPWTDVEAAGSHVIQLIREDTEPGVLVDLTKLNYISSTMVALVVRIWKSVNAVGGRMIVVTTHPVVEEVLQIAGLLKVWETADSREEGLEKLGQPRQAQIEKRESQVVAVAAPLMAIVAFGCCILFWLKPTLFNQLVWTTLIIGNATVAAILGVLSIAKYQGGLRVLGACTVAVAVCTILMSQLVDPASLRAALRNALADPDANDVEQDIENTNAVEHAEPVIEGENEVGKDDAGADPHSAVLEPSDGSGEDEGSLPEDDLK, encoded by the coding sequence GTGTCCACAGGTGAGTCCACTTTGCACTATGAGACACTTTCGGGGCGGCATGTCGTTGTGCTCAATCCCGTGCTTGCCGATGCTCCTTGGACCGACGTCGAAGCCGCCGGAAGCCATGTGATTCAACTGATCCGAGAAGACACTGAACCAGGGGTTCTCGTCGATCTCACCAAGCTGAATTACATCAGCAGCACGATGGTGGCATTGGTGGTGCGGATTTGGAAATCGGTCAATGCCGTCGGTGGTCGCATGATTGTGGTCACGACTCATCCGGTTGTCGAGGAGGTCTTGCAGATCGCCGGACTACTGAAGGTCTGGGAAACCGCCGACTCGCGAGAGGAGGGGTTGGAGAAGCTCGGGCAACCGCGTCAGGCTCAGATCGAAAAACGGGAAAGTCAGGTCGTCGCCGTGGCGGCTCCGCTGATGGCGATCGTGGCATTCGGCTGTTGCATCCTGTTTTGGTTGAAGCCGACGCTATTCAATCAGTTGGTTTGGACGACGTTGATCATCGGGAATGCGACGGTCGCGGCAATTCTCGGGGTGTTGAGCATCGCGAAATACCAAGGTGGTCTTCGCGTGTTGGGAGCGTGCACGGTGGCTGTCGCGGTTTGCACGATCCTAATGAGCCAGTTAGTCGATCCTGCATCGTTGCGGGCGGCTCTTCGCAATGCCCTGGCCGATCCCGATGCCAATGACGTCGAGCAAGACATCGAGAATACCAACGCCGTCGAGCACGCAGAACCCGTCATCGAGGGTGAAAACGAAGTCGGGAAAGACGATGCCGGTGCCGACCCGCATTCGGCGGTCTTGGAACCCTCCGATGGGAGTGGTGAAGACGAAGGAAGTCTGCCGGAAGACGATCTGAAATGA
- a CDS encoding amidohydrolase translates to MVQRLQGLIVVLAFSQGICFAQRSELPKAIEKRADTDWQTARQIWQWAEPGYQERKSSALLAEQLEQAGLKVTRGVANIPTAFTAEYGSGKPVIGILGEYDALPGLTQNAVPYREPNPKVTYGHGCGHHLFGVASAAATIAIAEQIKAGELQGTVRFYGCPAEEGGSAKVFMVREGLFKDCDAVLHWHPSSQNSAGDRSSLARMAVKFQFIGRSAHAAGAPEHGRSALDAVELTNFAAQLLREHTPDFTRIHHVITAGGGAPNVVPDFAEVYYYIRHPEGEVVRGLYERLVKCAQAGALGTETELKIRFEGGIREIMPNNTLAQIAKKNLEELNDLKYTDEEIQFALKLQATMPHAKSLDEIHQVNDRSGTIGKGSTDVGDVSWVVPTTGFSTACWVPGTPGHSWQAVACGGTKIAKKGMVLAAKTLAVTAWDLFESPDVLRAANKELKRRLGDGEYQSLMQPGQKPPLDYRNPASR, encoded by the coding sequence ATGGTTCAGCGTCTTCAGGGTTTGATCGTCGTTCTGGCTTTCTCGCAGGGAATCTGTTTTGCCCAGCGGTCCGAGTTGCCCAAAGCGATCGAAAAACGTGCCGATACCGATTGGCAAACGGCCCGACAAATCTGGCAATGGGCGGAACCGGGGTATCAGGAGCGGAAGTCTTCCGCGTTGTTGGCGGAGCAATTGGAACAAGCTGGACTGAAAGTCACTCGAGGCGTTGCGAATATCCCGACCGCCTTCACCGCAGAATACGGTTCCGGCAAACCGGTGATTGGGATTCTCGGCGAGTACGATGCCCTGCCCGGTCTGACGCAAAACGCAGTTCCGTATCGGGAGCCGAACCCCAAGGTCACGTACGGACACGGTTGCGGTCATCACCTGTTCGGTGTGGCATCCGCGGCGGCGACGATCGCTATTGCGGAACAAATCAAAGCCGGTGAGTTGCAAGGAACCGTGCGGTTCTATGGATGCCCGGCGGAAGAAGGCGGGAGTGCGAAAGTCTTCATGGTCCGCGAGGGATTGTTCAAGGATTGCGATGCCGTCCTGCATTGGCATCCCAGTTCGCAAAACTCCGCGGGGGACCGGTCATCGTTGGCACGAATGGCCGTGAAGTTTCAATTCATCGGACGCAGTGCCCATGCGGCGGGGGCTCCCGAACATGGTCGTTCGGCTCTCGATGCAGTTGAACTCACCAACTTCGCCGCTCAACTTCTGCGAGAACACACGCCGGACTTCACCCGCATTCATCACGTCATCACAGCAGGCGGCGGAGCACCGAACGTGGTCCCAGACTTCGCCGAAGTCTACTACTACATTCGACACCCCGAAGGCGAAGTCGTGCGGGGTTTGTACGAACGCTTGGTGAAATGTGCCCAAGCCGGCGCCCTTGGCACGGAAACCGAATTGAAGATTCGCTTCGAAGGCGGCATTCGCGAGATCATGCCGAACAACACGTTGGCTCAGATTGCCAAGAAAAATCTCGAAGAACTCAACGATTTGAAATACACCGATGAGGAAATTCAATTCGCTCTGAAGTTGCAAGCGACGATGCCGCACGCAAAATCGCTCGATGAGATTCACCAAGTCAACGACCGTAGCGGGACGATCGGAAAGGGATCAACGGACGTGGGTGATGTCTCCTGGGTCGTGCCGACCACGGGGTTTTCGACCGCGTGTTGGGTGCCGGGCACACCGGGACACTCTTGGCAAGCGGTCGCGTGTGGCGGAACCAAAATCGCAAAGAAAGGCATGGTGCTCGCCGCGAAAACCCTTGCGGTGACGGCATGGGACTTGTTCGAAAGCCCCGACGTGCTCCGAGCCGCAAACAAGGAATTGAAACGTCGACTCGGTGACGGTGAGTATCAATCACTCATGCAACCCGGTCAGAAACCACCACTGGATTACCGCAACCCCGCAAGCCGCTAA
- a CDS encoding GspE/PulE family protein, with amino-acid sequence MNQSNQGNSDLEGRQNALRAELNQLQDVVGPGPLVDLLLERAFQLKATDIHLDPTSNGLRVRLRVDGLLHDIVKLPPSMTSHVISRVKLMANMNLTERRLAQDGRISGSMADQPRDIRVGSGPTIHGERIVLRLMPQTDGFQELEDLGLEPEQAQVLREQLESPYGMLLSVGPVGSGKSTTMYNCMERLNDPHRCLTTLEDPVERRLENVVQVQTDNKINFGFVEALRGVLRQDPDVLMIGEIRDAETSHIACRAALTGVLVLCTMHANDCASTIDVFREYDVPPMFIADSVRCIITQRLVRRVCTKARELYHPDEATCRILDIDPEDAASVNLARGIPSVENFHTGYSGRVGVFEVMAITKSVREAILKGKSSSEIRELAMQDGMMTLETAGRKKVLAGTTSIEELHRLMLSSTLGENRS; translated from the coding sequence ATGAACCAGAGTAATCAGGGAAATTCGGATTTGGAGGGCCGGCAGAATGCGTTGCGGGCCGAATTGAACCAACTTCAAGACGTGGTCGGTCCGGGGCCGTTGGTCGATTTGCTCTTGGAACGGGCATTCCAACTGAAAGCCACCGATATTCACCTCGACCCGACCAGTAATGGACTTCGGGTTCGGTTGCGAGTTGACGGTTTGCTGCACGATATCGTCAAGCTCCCGCCATCAATGACTTCACACGTGATTTCTCGTGTCAAACTGATGGCCAACATGAACCTCACCGAGCGAAGGTTGGCACAGGATGGCCGAATCTCAGGTTCCATGGCTGATCAGCCTCGGGACATCCGAGTCGGAAGCGGGCCCACAATTCACGGCGAGCGAATTGTTCTTCGACTAATGCCCCAAACGGACGGGTTCCAGGAATTGGAAGACTTGGGGCTGGAACCGGAGCAGGCGCAGGTGCTGCGTGAACAACTCGAGTCACCTTACGGAATGTTGTTGAGTGTCGGCCCCGTCGGGTCGGGCAAGAGCACGACCATGTATAACTGCATGGAACGTCTCAACGATCCGCACCGCTGTTTGACCACGCTCGAAGATCCCGTGGAACGCCGTCTCGAAAACGTCGTGCAGGTTCAAACGGACAACAAGATCAACTTCGGATTTGTCGAGGCATTGCGGGGCGTATTGCGGCAGGACCCCGATGTGCTCATGATCGGCGAAATCCGTGATGCGGAAACCTCGCATATTGCCTGCCGGGCCGCTTTGACCGGCGTGTTGGTTCTGTGCACGATGCATGCAAACGATTGTGCAAGCACCATTGACGTATTCCGCGAATATGACGTGCCCCCCATGTTCATCGCTGACAGTGTGCGGTGCATCATCACTCAGCGGCTTGTGCGGCGGGTCTGTACCAAAGCCCGCGAGTTGTACCATCCCGATGAAGCCACATGTCGCATCTTGGACATCGATCCTGAAGACGCCGCCTCCGTGAACTTGGCACGGGGAATTCCCTCTGTCGAAAACTTTCACACCGGCTATTCGGGACGAGTTGGGGTGTTCGAAGTCATGGCGATCACCAAGTCGGTACGTGAGGCGATTCTGAAAGGGAAAAGCAGTAGCGAGATTCGCGAACTCGCCATGCAAGACG
- the recG gene encoding ATP-dependent DNA helicase RecG encodes MPTQSCGHATLCRFCAAHVVMPDDPLLTPLQYLPGCGPDRAELFARLELRTVADLLWHLPREVLDLTHISDPRELVPDVVQTVRGVVIDRESRPTRNNRTLTKILIDCGSESVRGTWFNQPWVLRKYQLGQVVTFAGKPKRSQGRWEFTHPIVQELQNIDDETGGEMLARYGLTEGLQQNHVRRVMQTAVEQYADAIPEHLPDTFREAHNLLRLPAALRSVHLPESSDEYQAGLRRILFDDLFEFQLALALRRRAWRKRHAAPVLPITAKIDARIRRLFPFQFTAGQDQAIDDITRDFASGQAMHRLLQADVGAGKTAVAVYAMLVAIAAGYQAVLMAPTEVLASQHWATFDAALSHSRVKRVFLTGQLTAAQRRRVLDDIRVGATQLVVGTQAVIQEGVKFGRLGVAVIDEQHKFGVMQRAGFSTDEETSPHVLVMTATPIPRSLCLTQFGDLDVTAITDRPPGRQKIVTSRVIGPKSRERAWKFIKEQLRKGRQAYVVCPRVASEDNDESIASPAPSQDGNSLSASAEDVYEQLRTGELADFQVGLVHGQLDRQVKANAMDAFREGETQVLVSTTVVEVGVDVPNATMMIINQAERFGLSQLHQLRGRIGRGRFQGYCFLFSDAETDEGNKRLTAMEQTSDGFRIAEADFELRGPGDILGTRQHGQMPLKVADLRREFDQKMLRETRKVAFRVVEVGDFDAPEFAPTKIRVLERFGELMDLPQTG; translated from the coding sequence ATGCCCACCCAAAGCTGTGGGCATGCCACACTTTGCCGATTTTGTGCGGCTCATGTTGTCATGCCCGATGATCCCCTGCTAACTCCGCTGCAATATCTCCCCGGTTGCGGGCCGGATCGTGCGGAGTTGTTCGCTCGGCTCGAGTTGCGAACCGTGGCGGATTTGTTGTGGCATCTGCCGCGGGAAGTGCTCGATCTGACGCACATCAGTGACCCACGAGAACTCGTGCCCGATGTTGTGCAGACGGTGCGGGGCGTGGTCATCGATCGCGAGAGCCGCCCGACTCGCAACAACCGCACGCTGACGAAAATCCTGATCGATTGCGGCAGCGAATCCGTGCGGGGAACATGGTTCAATCAGCCTTGGGTTTTGCGAAAATATCAGCTCGGACAGGTCGTCACCTTCGCGGGGAAACCGAAACGGAGCCAAGGTCGATGGGAGTTCACGCACCCGATCGTGCAGGAACTTCAGAACATCGACGATGAGACCGGTGGCGAGATGCTCGCACGATACGGTCTCACCGAAGGCTTGCAGCAAAACCACGTTCGGCGAGTGATGCAAACCGCAGTGGAGCAATACGCCGACGCCATACCCGAACATCTGCCGGATACGTTTCGCGAAGCACACAACTTGCTCCGACTTCCCGCCGCCCTGCGAAGCGTGCATTTGCCGGAGTCGTCCGACGAATACCAAGCGGGCTTGCGGCGGATTCTGTTCGACGATCTCTTCGAGTTTCAACTTGCGTTGGCGTTGCGTCGACGGGCTTGGCGAAAGCGACACGCCGCCCCGGTTCTGCCGATCACAGCCAAGATCGACGCTCGTATTCGTCGGCTGTTTCCCTTCCAATTCACAGCCGGTCAGGACCAAGCGATTGACGATATCACGCGAGATTTCGCCAGCGGTCAAGCGATGCATCGGCTGTTGCAAGCTGACGTTGGAGCGGGCAAAACCGCTGTGGCGGTCTATGCGATGTTGGTGGCGATCGCGGCGGGTTATCAAGCGGTGCTGATGGCCCCCACGGAAGTTCTCGCTTCGCAACATTGGGCGACGTTCGATGCGGCACTTTCACACAGTCGCGTGAAACGGGTATTTCTCACCGGACAGTTGACGGCGGCTCAGCGGCGGCGAGTGTTGGACGACATCCGCGTCGGGGCGACGCAACTCGTCGTCGGCACGCAAGCGGTCATTCAAGAGGGCGTGAAGTTCGGACGGTTGGGAGTGGCCGTCATCGATGAACAGCACAAATTCGGGGTCATGCAACGAGCGGGTTTCTCGACGGACGAAGAGACATCGCCACACGTTCTTGTGATGACTGCCACGCCGATTCCGCGGAGTCTGTGCCTCACACAGTTTGGTGATCTTGATGTCACCGCCATCACCGATCGCCCCCCTGGTCGGCAAAAAATCGTGACCAGTCGCGTCATCGGACCGAAATCCCGCGAGCGGGCCTGGAAGTTCATCAAGGAACAACTCCGTAAAGGTCGGCAAGCGTATGTTGTGTGTCCTCGGGTGGCGAGTGAAGACAACGACGAATCGATCGCATCCCCTGCACCGTCGCAAGATGGGAATTCTTTGTCCGCGAGTGCCGAGGACGTTTACGAGCAACTCCGGACCGGCGAACTGGCGGATTTTCAAGTGGGGTTAGTTCACGGGCAACTTGATCGCCAAGTCAAAGCCAACGCGATGGACGCCTTCCGCGAGGGCGAGACGCAAGTGCTCGTTTCGACGACGGTGGTGGAAGTCGGTGTGGACGTGCCCAATGCCACTATGATGATCATCAACCAAGCCGAACGATTCGGGCTGTCCCAATTGCATCAGTTACGCGGTCGGATCGGGCGAGGACGGTTCCAGGGATATTGCTTCTTGTTTTCCGATGCCGAAACCGACGAAGGAAACAAACGTCTGACGGCGATGGAGCAAACTTCCGATGGTTTCCGGATCGCCGAAGCTGACTTTGAACTCCGCGGCCCCGGCGATATTCTCGGCACCCGACAGCATGGCCAAATGCCACTGAAAGTCGCGGACCTGCGGCGAGAATTCGATCAGAAAATGCTACGGGAAACTCGGAAGGTGGCGTTTCGAGTGGTTGAAGTGGGTGACTTCGATGCCCCCGAGTTCGCTCCCACCAAAATTCGCGTACTGGAGCGTTTCGGAGAACTCATGGACTTGCCACAAACCGGGTGA
- a CDS encoding DUF2868 domain-containing protein yields MTSPRRRLPFVDLLAVQTVRRLENETPKYYPDIDLRLSDESKRGGDGHLTEPEGVLADRAGEILQTRYGFQTGWVGELVGWLKVSRVLGCILAFALAFSAAEPWLSDGEVVNVEWIFGFLITLVLSMAIATLLMVTAIFSRRGTQSEAGLATRSLSKLLVVHWVMSFLIRQVLPWVQRRILKREKDRTPEQVQQTETLSKAALETLSQQSRRFALETAATSNLIWLLISLGIFVSLGKMGLFREYNFRWRATIVSSEFMLESTRALSQPIQSWPMVMVPDAADVHWLTTGEIPAPPDEKLSETEIAEQSQAARQAWGRLFLAFVLYYGVLPRFLLTLISFALARRGWRELVPKTNEPYFRQILDWIESPPFRTEEHPSPQPPTPVTVVSPAPVSAPTVDDSPADADIETEPPLGNNVAVFGFDLDSPKNGWETALPLRLLGQPLDLGSGATRDSRKRILNTLAEQQTEIGSVVLVSNLTDNPDGLFEDFARKVVDALDHRTSKTMLLAGGERLRQRFTGDASKISARVELWTQRAVQSGFEESGILEYDFENATATARSALEDRLSRLAELRNGNGSASASVQSAGHIRKATALISGYASRDTAQKTEDELRSDAIRLHDELRGLYQKQASQLENAFRNVSIDTNRLQAAVQKTTGAVGGQFEKLEHLSRMSETIGRYTQRLSGKWAVAGGVLCGVGSGALTMMASPALIPAIVPAAMIGAKAGMLGGVVSAHAPHLAAKFGWSGDDAATETPIETETESAIPAFTLDDLVRPNALWALILEFQGTAEEQIARMLEQILDPLSDDPLTTSEQTHAWLEELARRTETIVAESTVASDNHASPAVGNSGQS; encoded by the coding sequence ATGACTTCACCTCGCCGTCGGCTTCCATTCGTCGATTTACTTGCCGTGCAGACAGTCCGACGGTTGGAAAACGAAACGCCGAAGTATTACCCCGATATCGATTTGCGTCTGTCTGACGAATCGAAGCGGGGCGGCGACGGTCATCTCACAGAACCGGAAGGCGTGCTCGCCGACCGTGCGGGTGAGATTCTCCAAACTCGCTATGGATTCCAAACCGGTTGGGTCGGCGAACTCGTCGGCTGGTTGAAAGTCTCACGGGTGTTGGGATGCATCCTGGCATTTGCGTTGGCGTTCAGTGCCGCCGAGCCTTGGCTGAGCGATGGCGAAGTGGTGAATGTCGAATGGATTTTCGGCTTCCTTATCACGCTGGTGCTGTCGATGGCGATTGCCACACTGCTGATGGTGACGGCCATTTTTTCTCGACGCGGTACTCAATCCGAAGCGGGACTCGCCACGCGGTCGCTTTCGAAGTTGCTTGTCGTGCATTGGGTCATGTCGTTTTTGATCCGCCAAGTGCTTCCGTGGGTGCAGCGACGCATCCTCAAACGCGAGAAGGACCGCACACCGGAGCAAGTTCAGCAGACAGAAACCCTCTCGAAAGCCGCCCTGGAAACCCTGAGCCAGCAGTCCCGGCGATTCGCCTTGGAGACAGCCGCGACGAGCAACTTGATCTGGTTGCTGATCAGCCTCGGAATTTTTGTCTCGCTCGGCAAAATGGGGCTGTTCCGCGAATACAATTTCCGATGGCGAGCTACAATTGTTTCCAGTGAGTTCATGTTGGAGTCAACGCGAGCGTTGTCGCAACCGATTCAATCTTGGCCGATGGTGATGGTGCCGGACGCGGCTGATGTTCATTGGCTGACGACTGGCGAAATTCCCGCCCCGCCCGATGAAAAACTCAGCGAAACGGAAATTGCGGAACAATCGCAAGCCGCCCGACAAGCCTGGGGACGATTGTTCCTGGCGTTTGTGCTGTATTACGGTGTCTTGCCCCGTTTTCTGCTGACGTTGATCTCGTTTGCCCTCGCACGACGTGGTTGGCGGGAACTCGTTCCGAAAACGAACGAACCGTACTTCCGGCAAATTCTCGATTGGATCGAAAGTCCTCCATTCCGCACGGAAGAACATCCATCACCGCAACCACCAACGCCAGTCACTGTTGTCTCCCCTGCTCCAGTTTCGGCACCAACCGTCGACGATTCCCCCGCTGATGCAGACATCGAGACCGAACCACCACTGGGAAACAACGTGGCCGTCTTTGGATTCGACTTGGATTCGCCGAAGAACGGCTGGGAGACCGCTCTGCCGTTGCGATTGCTTGGTCAGCCGTTGGATCTTGGAAGCGGTGCTACCCGCGATTCCCGCAAACGAATTCTGAACACACTCGCCGAACAGCAAACGGAGATCGGGAGCGTCGTGTTGGTCTCGAACTTGACCGACAATCCCGATGGATTGTTCGAAGACTTCGCTCGTAAGGTCGTCGATGCCCTCGATCATCGCACGAGCAAAACGATGCTACTCGCGGGAGGCGAGCGTTTGCGACAACGGTTCACTGGCGATGCGTCGAAGATTTCCGCCCGTGTCGAATTGTGGACGCAACGAGCGGTTCAATCGGGTTTTGAAGAGAGCGGGATACTGGAATACGATTTTGAGAATGCGACCGCGACGGCACGCTCGGCGTTGGAAGATCGGTTATCCAGACTCGCGGAACTTCGCAATGGAAATGGCTCAGCGAGTGCCTCGGTTCAATCAGCCGGACATATCCGCAAAGCGACCGCGTTGATCTCCGGTTACGCAAGCCGAGACACCGCGCAAAAAACGGAAGACGAACTGCGAAGCGATGCCATTCGTTTGCACGACGAACTCCGCGGGTTGTACCAGAAACAAGCGAGTCAACTCGAGAACGCGTTTCGGAATGTGTCGATCGATACCAATCGATTGCAAGCCGCCGTTCAGAAAACAACCGGAGCCGTCGGCGGGCAATTCGAGAAACTCGAACACCTCAGCCGCATGAGCGAAACAATTGGCCGATACACGCAACGACTTAGCGGCAAATGGGCCGTGGCGGGTGGGGTGTTGTGCGGTGTTGGCAGCGGAGCACTTACCATGATGGCTTCCCCCGCGCTGATCCCTGCCATTGTTCCGGCGGCCATGATCGGGGCGAAAGCGGGAATGCTGGGTGGAGTGGTCTCGGCTCACGCTCCACATTTGGCCGCCAAGTTCGGCTGGTCGGGCGACGACGCCGCGACAGAAACTCCGATCGAAACCGAAACGGAATCAGCAATCCCAGCATTCACACTCGACGACTTGGTTCGGCCGAACGCATTGTGGGCGTTGATCCTCGAATTCCAAGGCACGGCGGAAGAACAGATTGCCCGGATGTTGGAGCAAATTCTCGATCCGCTGTCCGACGATCCGTTGACGACCTCCGAACAGACCCATGCCTGGTTGGAAGAACTCGCCCGGCGGACGGAAACCATCGTTGCCGAATCGACGGTCGCAAGCGATAATCATGCCAGTCCGGCGGTTGGAAACTCTGGGCAGTCGTAA
- a CDS encoding SDR family oxidoreductase, translated as MKDPRTLYPQPPFPQKPQEVPGTDEKMNPPAAHGEESYQGSGKLSGYRTLVTGGDSGIGRATAIAFAKEGADVAIAYLSETKDAETTKSLVEATGRKAVLIPGDLKDEKHCQQVIQKTVDELGGLDVLINNAAYQQTRDSIEEFSSEVFDDIIRTNLYAPFYLCKAALSHLQPGGSIVNTVSIQGYDPSGMLLPYASSKSALIGFTKAAAKLAISKGIRVNAVAPGPVWTPLIPSTMPKEQVENFGQQTLFGRPAQPAELAPLFVWLASPDASYVTGEVYGATGGQTPF; from the coding sequence ATGAAGGATCCACGGACACTGTATCCACAACCTCCGTTTCCGCAAAAGCCTCAAGAGGTGCCAGGCACCGATGAAAAGATGAATCCGCCGGCCGCACATGGCGAGGAATCTTATCAGGGCAGTGGCAAGCTTTCGGGCTACCGCACACTGGTCACTGGGGGGGACAGCGGAATCGGACGAGCAACGGCCATCGCATTTGCGAAAGAGGGGGCGGACGTTGCAATCGCCTACCTCAGCGAAACCAAAGATGCTGAGACGACGAAATCACTTGTCGAAGCCACCGGCCGCAAGGCAGTCTTGATTCCTGGCGATCTCAAAGACGAGAAACACTGTCAACAGGTCATTCAGAAGACAGTCGATGAGCTGGGTGGCTTGGATGTGCTCATCAACAATGCAGCCTACCAGCAGACACGCGACTCAATCGAGGAGTTCTCATCTGAAGTCTTCGACGACATCATTCGCACGAACTTGTACGCGCCGTTCTACCTATGCAAAGCGGCGTTGTCGCACTTGCAACCCGGTGGGAGCATTGTCAATACCGTCTCGATTCAAGGTTACGACCCGTCTGGGATGCTGCTGCCTTACGCGTCGAGCAAATCCGCGTTGATCGGATTCACCAAAGCGGCTGCGAAACTAGCAATCTCGAAAGGGATTCGCGTGAACGCGGTCGCACCAGGGCCGGTTTGGACGCCTTTGATTCCCTCGACAATGCCGAAGGAACAAGTCGAGAATTTCGGTCAGCAAACGTTGTTCGGGCGGCCAGCCCAACCAGCCGAGTTGGCTCCGCTCTTCGTGTGGCTTGCATCGCCAGACGCCAGTTACGTGACTGGAGAGGTTTACGGCGCAACCGGTGGTCAGACACCGTTCTAG
- a CDS encoding DUF3482 domain-containing protein yields the protein MSTGSASHHSTPGNLDTLLHGYSFADLEQINEDPIVVTVAGHANHGKTSIIRTFTRDRKFGEVRDEPGVTQEVGFTRFILQGKTYLKLYDTPGFQYSSLAIEECGELAQIEDFERFFQDDRYRHDRLALEQARKSHIILYVIDVSQPPSERLRDDFHILSKCLVPVLPLFNFVGSERENHEQDWKTTLRRFNYHEFTRYDAHHYSPAHEQQLYKRMIEKLDDDPLHRKFLQWRSEDSRRRNEEMAKHARRAIAEMLLDCVSYRESATSVTKETRKDVEAIVVDKFRKQIQDREFQAFQRILEIYDIEPTRLHNQGDAGRAAPLWTREVFSKDSLRVFGKGVGGGVIGGATTGGTIDAFVGGASFGTGAVIGGLIGGLAGFFGTAIDKRQYDEETGTVVIQADRDMWQMLTGRAAALLKDVQHCGAASDAEFEVTTKPPHFSKKQLNDLNQIMSEIATQPRFTDSQLGRIIARPLAPRLEAQRTEFLTKIEQWLRGNLESSF from the coding sequence ATGAGCACCGGTTCGGCTTCCCACCATTCCACGCCGGGCAATCTCGATACCCTTCTGCACGGCTATAGCTTTGCGGATTTGGAGCAGATCAACGAAGATCCGATTGTTGTGACGGTCGCCGGTCACGCGAACCATGGGAAGACGTCGATCATACGGACGTTCACACGGGATCGCAAATTCGGTGAAGTGCGGGACGAACCCGGTGTCACTCAGGAGGTTGGTTTCACAAGGTTCATCTTGCAAGGCAAGACCTATCTGAAGCTTTACGACACACCCGGCTTCCAATATTCCAGCCTAGCGATCGAAGAATGCGGTGAACTCGCGCAGATCGAGGACTTCGAGCGATTCTTTCAGGACGACCGATACCGCCACGACCGGTTGGCTCTCGAACAGGCAAGGAAGAGCCATATCATTTTGTATGTGATCGATGTCAGTCAACCGCCGAGCGAACGACTCCGCGACGACTTCCACATCCTCTCGAAATGCTTGGTCCCGGTGTTGCCATTGTTCAATTTTGTGGGGAGCGAACGGGAAAACCACGAGCAAGATTGGAAAACCACACTCCGACGGTTCAATTATCACGAGTTCACCCGCTACGACGCTCACCACTACAGCCCTGCACACGAGCAGCAACTCTACAAGCGGATGATCGAGAAACTCGACGACGATCCGCTTCATCGCAAGTTTCTTCAATGGCGATCCGAGGATAGCCGTCGTCGCAATGAGGAAATGGCCAAGCACGCTCGACGAGCAATTGCGGAAATGCTCCTCGATTGCGTTTCCTATCGGGAGAGCGCGACGAGTGTCACCAAAGAAACACGCAAAGACGTGGAAGCGATTGTTGTCGACAAATTCCGCAAGCAAATTCAGGATCGGGAATTTCAAGCCTTCCAACGGATTCTAGAGATCTACGACATCGAACCCACCCGTTTACACAACCAAGGCGATGCCGGTCGAGCCGCCCCGCTGTGGACTCGGGAAGTCTTCAGCAAAGACTCACTCCGCGTGTTCGGCAAAGGTGTCGGTGGTGGCGTGATTGGGGGAGCAACAACTGGCGGGACGATTGATGCATTCGTTGGCGGCGCGTCTTTCGGAACCGGTGCGGTCATCGGCGGATTGATCGGCGGGTTGGCGGGCTTTTTCGGAACCGCCATCGACAAACGGCAATACGACGAGGAAACCGGCACGGTGGTCATCCAAGCCGATCGGGATATGTGGCAAATGCTGACGGGTCGGGCGGCGGCGTTGCTCAAAGACGTTCAACACTGCGGAGCCGCCAGCGATGCGGAGTTTGAAGTCACCACTAAACCACCCCACTTCTCAAAAAAACAACTCAACGACCTCAATCAAATAATGTCGGAGATCGCCACTCAGCCACGGTTCACAGATAGCCAACTTGGTCGCATCATCGCCCGTCCGCTTGCCCCACGATTGGAGGCTCAACGAACGGAATTCCTCACCAAAATTGAACAATGGCTTCGGGGGAATCTCGAGTCTTCCTTCTGA